The following coding sequences are from one Rhipicephalus microplus isolate Deutch F79 chromosome 3, USDA_Rmic, whole genome shotgun sequence window:
- the LOC142803209 gene encoding uncharacterized protein LOC142803209 yields the protein MEGGDCRYDSQGGQALVRSNLLQAGLAYIGCWEGNGGQGSQALEWIALSLNFLAAGQSGFHCHRSAAEIIFDVVTALEDAKLRGHAGYSVLLHIKSAFGILPHAAVLHALRAMGVCGRLLGYVEELLGGRTFRVHIAGDLSMPRPSTAGVPQSSI from the coding sequence ATGGAAGGAGGCGATTGTCGTTATGATTCGCAAGGAGGGCAGGCCCTCGTCCGAAGCAACCTCCTACAGGCCGGTCTCGCTTACATCGGATGCTGGGAAGGTAATGGAGGCCAAGGCTCTCAAGCTCTCGAATGGATAGCTCTGTCCCTAAACTTCCTTGCGGCCGGGCAGAGCGGCTTCCACTGCCACCGATCCGCCGCGGAAATCATTTTCGACGTTGTCACAGCCCTGGAGGATGCAAAGCTCCGGGGTCACGCCGGATACTCGGTTCTCCTCCACATCAAGAGTGCCTTCGGTATCCTGCCTCATGCGGCTGTTTTGCACGCTCTACGTGCAATGGGTGTGTGCGGCAGGCTTCTAGGGTACGTCGAGGAGTTGCTAGGTGGCAGAACCTTCCGCGTCCACATTGCTGGCGACCTAAGCATGCCTCGCCCATCCACTGCTGGTGTTCCGCAGAGCAGTATCTGA